A region of the Ornithinimicrobium ciconiae genome:
CAGCATCCCGGTCATCTGCAGGTTGTCGGTCCACTTGGTGCGGCCGGTGATCAGACGCTGGTCCTCCTTGCGGCGCCGGTCCTTGCCGACCTCACGGTTGCCGGTCTGGGGCTCCTCGGTGATGGTCATGCCTGCTCACCGCTCGGGCTCGCGTCGGCCGCCTGCAGGACGGCCTTGACGATGTTGTGATAGCCGGTGCACCGGCACAGGTTGCCCTCCATATGCTGTCGCACATAGGCCTCGTCGGGGGAGGGGTTCTCCTTGAGCAGGTCGGTGGCCTGCATGATCATCCCCGGGGTGCAGTAGCCGCACTGCAGCGCGTGGCAGTCGCGGAAGGCCTCTTGGACGGGGGAGAGGGTGTCTCCGTCGGCCAGTCCCTCGATCGTGGTCACCTCGTGCCCGTCGGCCTGGACGGCCAGCATGTTGCAGGACTTCACGCTGCGCCCGTCGAGGTGGACCGTGCAGGCACCGCAGTTGCTGGTGTCACACCCCACCACCGTGCCGGTCTTGCCGAGCTGCTCTCTCAGATAATGGACGAGGAGCGTGCGGGGCTCGACCTCGTCCTGATAGTTCACGCCATCAACGGTCACGGAGATCTTGGTCACTGGGGCCTCCAACACGGGGGACGGACATCGTTGTCCCTCGTCATCTTTGCTTGCCAACCAGGTTCCCGCAAGAGGTGGATCCCGGTCTGTCCCTCGGCTATTCAGGCCTGCGGCGTCAGGGGTTGAGCACGAAAAACTGTTCGCCGTCTCCTGGGCCAGAGCAGGCACCAGCAATGGGCGGATAGGGCTCGTACGGCACGACTGTGCACTCCCAGCCTCCGGGTGCCGGCACGAGTTCGTCCCAGGAACCAGGGTGGCCTGTCGCGGCGGCGGCCCACACGGCACGCGCGTCCTCGCAGCTGACCGCAGCAAGGTCTGCGTATGTCGTGCCGAAGATCTCTGTCTCGACCGTGCAATCCGACGACGGTGGGTTGTCCGCCGGTGGTGGCTGGTCGGGCGGATACATCACGTCACACGGGAGCACGTCCACCACGACGGACGGTGGCGCGCCCATGTCCAGGAGTTCGTCCTGACAGGTGGTCGATCCCATGCCCATCACCCTGACCCAGACGCCATCCACGCGCTGGGCGATGAACTCAGTGTCGCCGGTGCCTCCGATGGACGTGGCGTAGGCCCAACCTGCCTCGCACTCAAAGATCTCAACGGCCCCGCCATAGCCGAGGTCGATGCCCATGTCGTAGGCCGAGCACGGGTCCGGGGCAGGAGACGGCGCAGCCTCAGTCTGAGTTGGGGGAGGTGTGGTGCTCTCCTCCGGATCGTCATCGGTTGTCGGCTCGGCGCTGGTGGTCACCGACGGAGCCGGGCTTGTAATCCGTGATGCGTCATCTGCCGGGGAACTGGTTGTTGGAGCCTCATCGGGAGTGACGGCGGCAGAGGACGCTGTGACGTCGTGGACGTCGGGGGAGTCTGACATGTCTGATGAGCAGGCAGTAAGGAGAAGGAGGGCGGCAACCATGGCCCCGTGACGTCGCATGCAGTGATCCTCTCAGTGCGGAGAGGGCGTCTGAGAGGCGGTCGGTCCGCACGACACGCGCGCCCGTTCCGCGACACGCCGGACGCGCCACGCCCGCCCATAACGCCCTGACCTGCGACGTCACACCCGTCACAAAATCCGACAGGCCGGGGGCATTGCATCTAGTGCCCATCGTGCCTAGTATCCCTACATCTAGTAGTTACAGCAGTGTGGTTCGTCCACATGTTGTGCACAGCGGATCGGCGTGACCCACACGTCATCCACAGGTCGTCCCCATGGAAACCCACAGGGAGACCAGCAGCAACACCACCGACGACGCACCAGCCCGAACACCCGAGGAGGTTCGAGATGCACTGCCCATTTTGCCGTCACACGGACTCGCGGGTGGTCGACAGCCGCGTCCAGGAGGACGGGACGGTCATCCGTCGCCGCCGCCAGTGCCCCGAGTGCGGGCGCCGGTTCGGCACGGTCGAGTCGGCCACCCTCTCGGTGATCAAGCGCTCCGGGGCGAACGAGCCGTTCAGCCGGGAGAAGGTGCTGACCGGCGTGCGCAAGGCCTGCCAGGGCCGACCGGTGACCGAGGACGAGCTGCAGATCCTGGGGCAGCAGGTCGAGGAGACCATCCGCTCCCAGGGGCAGGCCGAGATCGACGCCCACGAGGTGGGCCTGGCGATCCTGGCGCCGCTGCGGTGCCTGGACGAGGTGGCCTACCTGCGCTTCGCCAGCGTCTATCAGGCGTTTGAGTCCCTGGAGGACTTTGAGGGGGCGATCACCTTGTTGCGCACCGAGCGGGACGCGGCCGGGAGTGACTCCGAGGCGCAGGCAGAAGCGACGCAGGGTTCGCCGTAGGAACAGTATTTCTGCAGGTCACCGGGGGTTTGAAAGGACTGTCAGTGGTTGGTGGGACGGTGGTTGGGAACCGCCGGAGCAGGACTAGAACAGCAGAGCACGACGTTGAAACAACAGGGTCAGCACACACCAGAGGAGAGTCAGGATTATGACGGAGACGAGCGCGGCACGGTCCCGTTCCCGACGGGCCGGCAAGGGCCTGAAGATCGAGCGCATCTACACCACCCCCGGGGTGCACCCCTACGACGAGGTGACCTGGGAGAAGCGTGACGTCGTCCAGCAGAACTGGAAGACGGGCGAGACCATCTTCGAGCAGCGCGGCGTGGAGTTCCCCGACTTCTGGTCGGTGAACGCCTCCACCATCGTCACCACCAAGTACTTCCGCGGCGCCCTGGGCACCGAGGCCCGCGAGACCGGCCTCAAGCAGCTCGTCGACCGGGTCGTGCTGACCTATGTCAAGGCGGGCAAGGAGCACGGCTACTTCGCGACCGACGAGGACGCGGAGGTCTTCGAGCACGAGCTGACCTACGCGCTGATCCACCAGATCTTCAGCTTCAACTCCCCGGTGTGGTTCAACGTCGGCACCGCCAGCCCCCAGCAGGTTTCGGCGTGCTTCATCCTCGCCGTGGACGACTCGATGGACAGCATCCTCAACTGGTACAAGGAGGAGGGCTTCATCTTCAAGGGCGGCTCCGGTGCCGGCCTGAACCTGTCGCGCATCCGCTCCTCCAAGGAGCTGCTCTCCTCCGGTGGCACCGCCTCCGGCCCGGTCTCCTTCATGCGTGGTGCCGACGCCTCCGCGGGCACCATCAAGTCCGGTGGGGCGACCCGCCGCGCGGCCAAGATGGTCGTGCTCGACGTCGACCACCCGGACATCGAGGAGTTCATCGAGACCAAGGCGCGTGAGGAGCACAAGATCCGCGCGCTGCGCGACGCCGGCTTCGACATGGACCTGGGCGGCACGGACATCGTGTCGGTGCAATACCAGAACGCCAACAACTCGGTGCGCGTCTCTGACGAGTTCATGCGCGCGGTCGAGGACGGCGATGAGTTCGGCCTGCGCTCGCGCATGGACGGCTCGGTCATCGAGACCGTCGACGCCCGTGGCCTGTTCAACAAGATGGCTCAGGCCGCGTGGGAGTGCGCCGACCCGGGCATTCAATATGACGACACGATCAACGACTGGCACACCAACCCCGAGACCGGCCGGATCACCGCGTCCAACCCGTGCTCGGAATACATGTCGCTGGACAACTCGTCCTGCAACCTGGCCTCGCTGAACCTGCTGAAGTTCCTGCGCGAGGACAACAGCTTCGACGTGCAGAAATATCAGGCGGTGGCCGAGCTGGTCATCACCGCGATGGACATCTCGATCTGCTTCGCGGACTTCCCGACCGAGCCGATCGGTGAGACGACCCGCAACTATCGCCAGCTGGGCATCGGCTATGCCAACCTTGGCGCGCTGCTGATGGCCACCGGCCGCGGCTATGACTCCGAGGGTGGCCGCGCCCTGGCTGCCTCGCTGACCTCGCTGCTGACCGGCGCTGCCTACAAGCGCTCGGCCGAGCTGGCTGGTGTGGTCGGTCCCTACAACGGCTATGCCCGCAACGCCGACGCGCACAAGCGCGTCATGCGCAAGCACCAGGCGGCCAACGACGAGATCCGCAGCCTGCACGTGATGGACTCCGACATCCACAAGGCCGCCACCAAGGCCTGGGACGCGGTCGTCAAGGTGGGGGAGAAGCAGGGCTATCGCAACGCCCAGGCCTCCGTCCTGGCACCGACCGGCACCATCGGCTTCATGATGGACTGCGACACCACCGGCATCGAGCCGGACTTCTCGCTGGTCAAGTTCAAGAAGCTGGTCGGCGGCGGCTCGATGCAGATCGTCAACCAGACCATCCCGCGCGCGCTGAAGATGCTCGGCTATGCCGAGGAGACCATCGAGGCGATCGTCGAGCACATCGCTGACAAGGGTCACGTCATCGACGCCCCGGGCCTGAAGACTGAGCACTACGAGATCTTTGACACCGCGATGGGTGAGCGGTCCATCAAGCCGATGGGCCACGTGCGGATGATGGCTGCCGTGCAGCCGTTCCTGTCCGGTGCGATCTCCAAGACGGTCAACCTGCCGGAGACCGCCACGGTCGAGGAGATCGGTGACGTCTATCTGCAGGGCTGGAAGCTCGGCCTGAAGGCGCTGGCCGTCTACCGCGACAATTGCAAGGTCGGTCAGCCGCTGTCCGACGGTGGCTCCACCGCCAAGGACAAGGCCAAGGACGCCGCCGAGGCCAAGGTCGAGAAGGTCGTGGAATATCGCCCGGTCCGCAAGCGTCTGCCCAAGCGCCGCACCAGCCAGACCACGTCGTTCTCGGTCGGTGGCGCGGAGGGTTATCTGACCGCCGGCACCTATGACGACGAGACCCTCGGCGAGATCTTCCTGAAGTTCGGCAAGCAGGGCTCGACCCTGGCCGGCGTGATGGACGCCTTCTCGATCGCCGTCTCGATCGGGCTGCAGTATGGCGTGCCGCTGGAGACCTTCGTCGAGAAGTTCACCAACCTGCGCTTCGAGCCGGCCGGCCTGACCGACGACCCGGACGTGCGCATGGCACAGTCGATCATGGACTACGTCTTCCGCCGCCTGGCGCTGGACTACCTGGACTTCGAGACCCGCGACTACATGGGCATCCACTCCGCCGAGGAGCGGTCCCGCGAGCTGGAGACCGGGTCCTACCAGGCAGGTTCGGGCTCGGACGACTCTGGCGACGAGGCGCTGGAGGACGAGCTGGAGTCCTACAGCCAGTCCGTGGCCACCTCCACCAAGAAGGAGCGGCCCGAGGTCGAGGAGAAGGCCGCCACCGGCGCGGCTCTGGCCCGCCCGGTTGAGGGCGGCATCAACTCCTCCGCCGAGCTGATGGACAAGTTCCAGGGCAAGTCGGCCGACGCCCCGATGTGCATGACCTGCGGCACGAAGATGCAGCGCGCCGGCTCGTGCTACGTGTGCGAGGGCTGCGGTTCCACCAGCGGTTGCAGCTGACAGGCTGACCGCCCACGAGATCCGTCGTGGTGCGGGGGAGTAACCAACCTTCCCCGCACCATGGCGGCGCCAATTCCGGGGTCATGGCGGGAGGGGTCGCCGATCGTGCGGTCTCTCTATGGCAACGTCAAAGGCGGCGGATGGACGCAACACGTGGATCGTGGGCTGTGGTCTGTCACTCTGGTGTCTGGAGCGGCGGTTCGTGATCAGATCAGCGGCGGCGTCCCCGGTCGGACAGTCCGGGTGCGACTAGCACTTCGATGTGGAAGCCAAGCCTATGGGAGGTACTTGCCGAGCCAGCGCAGCTTTCCGCCGATGACCCTGTTCTGGTGCCACCCTCGGCGGATCATCTCAGCGCGCAGGTTGCGGAACTGATCCCGGACGAGCACGGCCGGCCCGCGCTTCCCCTCGTCCTCGATCTCCCGCGCCCGTTGGTGCACGAAGTGCGCGCATTGCAGACAGAGGTGAACCTCAGGGTGGCCGCCGAGCTGAACCATCCGGGCGGGGGCATCGGTGGAGCCGCAGCACCAGCACTCGGCGCTCGCATCATCGTGCTCACCGATGGCGGTGTTGACGGGCTCGGCGCTCATATGCCTCAGTGTGCGCGTCCACAGGGCCGGACGGAAGCCTTGAGGGTGAGCGCTGCTGCATCGACACGAGCGGAACCGGGCATGAGCAGCCGTTGGCTTGCAGCGCGGCTGCCAGGTGGGACACTGTGGTGGTGTCGCCGGCTTTCGACCGTCAGCCAATTCACGCGGAGTTGGAGCGTGCACGCCTCGACCTTCACGGTCTCGTTGAGCAGGCCACCGCATCCGATCTGCGTCGGTGCACCGACGGGACCAGGTGGACCAACGAGCAGATGCTGTGGCACATGGCGTTCGGCTACCTCATCGTGTGGCGGTTAC
Encoded here:
- a CDS encoding (2Fe-2S)-binding protein translates to MTKISVTVDGVNYQDEVEPRTLLVHYLREQLGKTGTVVGCDTSNCGACTVHLDGRSVKSCNMLAVQADGHEVTTIEGLADGDTLSPVQEAFRDCHALQCGYCTPGMIMQATDLLKENPSPDEAYVRQHMEGNLCRCTGYHNIVKAVLQAADASPSGEQA
- the nrdR gene encoding transcriptional regulator NrdR, producing MHCPFCRHTDSRVVDSRVQEDGTVIRRRRQCPECGRRFGTVESATLSVIKRSGANEPFSREKVLTGVRKACQGRPVTEDELQILGQQVEETIRSQGQAEIDAHEVGLAILAPLRCLDEVAYLRFASVYQAFESLEDFEGAITLLRTERDAAGSDSEAQAEATQGSP
- a CDS encoding vitamin B12-dependent ribonucleotide reductase, with the translated sequence MTETSAARSRSRRAGKGLKIERIYTTPGVHPYDEVTWEKRDVVQQNWKTGETIFEQRGVEFPDFWSVNASTIVTTKYFRGALGTEARETGLKQLVDRVVLTYVKAGKEHGYFATDEDAEVFEHELTYALIHQIFSFNSPVWFNVGTASPQQVSACFILAVDDSMDSILNWYKEEGFIFKGGSGAGLNLSRIRSSKELLSSGGTASGPVSFMRGADASAGTIKSGGATRRAAKMVVLDVDHPDIEEFIETKAREEHKIRALRDAGFDMDLGGTDIVSVQYQNANNSVRVSDEFMRAVEDGDEFGLRSRMDGSVIETVDARGLFNKMAQAAWECADPGIQYDDTINDWHTNPETGRITASNPCSEYMSLDNSSCNLASLNLLKFLREDNSFDVQKYQAVAELVITAMDISICFADFPTEPIGETTRNYRQLGIGYANLGALLMATGRGYDSEGGRALAASLTSLLTGAAYKRSAELAGVVGPYNGYARNADAHKRVMRKHQAANDEIRSLHVMDSDIHKAATKAWDAVVKVGEKQGYRNAQASVLAPTGTIGFMMDCDTTGIEPDFSLVKFKKLVGGGSMQIVNQTIPRALKMLGYAEETIEAIVEHIADKGHVIDAPGLKTEHYEIFDTAMGERSIKPMGHVRMMAAVQPFLSGAISKTVNLPETATVEEIGDVYLQGWKLGLKALAVYRDNCKVGQPLSDGGSTAKDKAKDAAEAKVEKVVEYRPVRKRLPKRRTSQTTSFSVGGAEGYLTAGTYDDETLGEIFLKFGKQGSTLAGVMDAFSIAVSIGLQYGVPLETFVEKFTNLRFEPAGLTDDPDVRMAQSIMDYVFRRLALDYLDFETRDYMGIHSAEERSRELETGSYQAGSGSDDSGDEALEDELESYSQSVATSTKKERPEVEEKAATGAALARPVEGGINSSAELMDKFQGKSADAPMCMTCGTKMQRAGSCYVCEGCGSTSGCS